A portion of the Lentimicrobium sp. L6 genome contains these proteins:
- a CDS encoding TolC family protein: MERIIRYIGILGMVFLAYFSSKAQVVLSLEEVVEIARTENLSARKAYVTKKNAYWNWQIHQSNLKPQLRLDTQITDFTKGVTPVNQEDGSIAIKTINQNSSNANLSLLQPLPFIGAEIFMSSYLYRFDNFSSKTHSYSSQPLELGIHLPVFRFNQLKWDKRIEPVLYVESQKEYDRNLELSAYMAVDMFFQNLSDRHEWTMANANMEMNTELFRITEERFNLGQVSKDELLQVKLMLVNAKKSLKAAQVRMENSALRLLTHLSLGDVEGFQPQIPSVIPDVEIITEEAIKYALEYNPESIAFKRRLLEADQEVARVKGATGVNGSVFATIGYGSNFDELPQWDQDLNQHAAVQIGLAIPIIDWGRTYAARKQASMKKELEETSVLQEQIDFENEIVSLVNVVDMLKENIEVVEEAESIAQERYEIAYKRYMAGDLSVLELSMAQKEKDYASRDLLSAKGSFWVNYHRLRMITLYDFVNQEALVSQLETEI; this comes from the coding sequence ATGGAGCGAATAATCAGATATATTGGGATTTTAGGAATGGTATTCCTTGCTTACTTCAGTTCTAAGGCTCAGGTGGTTTTAAGTCTTGAAGAAGTAGTGGAGATAGCAAGAACCGAAAATCTCAGCGCTAGAAAAGCTTATGTGACAAAGAAAAATGCTTATTGGAATTGGCAAATACATCAGTCTAATTTAAAGCCTCAGTTGAGATTAGATACTCAAATTACAGATTTTACAAAAGGAGTGACTCCCGTAAATCAAGAAGACGGAAGCATTGCCATTAAAACCATAAATCAGAATTCCAGCAATGCCAACCTTTCCTTGCTTCAACCTTTGCCTTTTATTGGAGCAGAAATATTTATGAGTTCTTACCTCTATCGTTTTGATAATTTCAGTTCTAAAACTCATAGTTATAGCTCTCAACCATTGGAACTTGGAATTCATCTACCAGTATTTCGTTTCAATCAATTGAAATGGGATAAGAGGATAGAGCCTGTTTTGTATGTGGAATCTCAAAAAGAATACGATAGAAATCTAGAATTATCTGCATATATGGCAGTGGATATGTTTTTCCAAAATTTGAGCGATCGACATGAATGGACTATGGCCAATGCCAATATGGAAATGAATACGGAATTGTTTCGGATTACAGAGGAAAGGTTTAATCTAGGTCAGGTTTCAAAGGATGAATTGTTACAAGTGAAGTTGATGCTGGTAAATGCCAAAAAGAGTTTAAAAGCCGCACAGGTAAGAATGGAGAATTCAGCCTTACGATTACTTACTCATCTTTCTTTAGGTGATGTTGAAGGTTTTCAACCCCAAATCCCTTCTGTCATACCAGATGTGGAGATTATAACTGAGGAGGCCATCAAATATGCATTGGAGTATAATCCGGAAAGTATCGCATTCAAAAGAAGATTGCTCGAAGCAGATCAAGAAGTAGCCAGAGTAAAAGGAGCAACCGGAGTAAATGGAAGTGTATTTGCCACCATTGGTTATGGTTCTAATTTCGATGAGTTGCCACAATGGGATCAAGACCTGAACCAACATGCAGCAGTACAAATTGGACTGGCCATTCCTATCATTGATTGGGGAAGAACTTATGCCGCACGCAAACAAGCTTCCATGAAAAAGGAATTGGAGGAGACATCGGTATTGCAAGAGCAAATAGATTTTGAGAATGAAATAGTGAGTTTGGTGAATGTGGTTGATATGTTGAAAGAGAATATAGAAGTGGTAGAAGAAGCAGAAAGCATTGCCCAGGAAAGATATGAGATTGCTTATAAACGATATATGGCAGGCGACCTGAGTGTTTTGGAGTTAAGTATGGCTCAGAAAGAAAAGGATTATGCTAGCCGCGATCTATTGTCGGCAAAAGGAAGCTTTTGGGTGAATTATCACCGATTGAGGATGATTACCCTTTACGATTTTGTCAATCAGGAAGCATTAGTAAGTCAATTAGAAACAGAAATTTAA